The proteins below are encoded in one region of Oryzias melastigma strain HK-1 linkage group LG9, ASM292280v2, whole genome shotgun sequence:
- the LOC112148651 gene encoding glial cell line-derived neurotrophic factor, translating into MKLWDSLTTCLILLSAVRASPLRTSRQKPLRAAESAPEHAPVQIRLSVISPGFFITDTEERSQTRKRGAKGTVMEEPYPDNFEDLMDFIKVTISRIRRSSSSGRSPSTSSPSAPTGNTRTRHRRERKKGPKDRKVKEVTEDVGRRSRGKGGSGQGCVLKQVQLNVTDLGLGYHSSEEMIFKYCSGPCKKSYTNYDKILLNLIRNRNIPLKDTPLQACCRPIAFDDDLSFLDDSLVYHTVRKHSARKCGCV; encoded by the exons ATGAAGTTATGGGATAGCCTGACCACTTGTTTGATTCTGCTGAGTGCGGTGCGCGCGAGCCCGCTGCGCACGAGCCGGCAGAAGCCTCTGCGCGCGGCGGAGAGCGCTCCGGAGCACGCGCCGGTTCAGATCCGTCTGTCTGTGATTTCCCCGGGATTCTTCATCACTGATACAGAAGAAAGAAGCCAAACTCGGAAGAGAGGAGCAAAAG GCACCGTCATGGAGGAGCCCTATCCAGACAACTTTGAAGATCTTATGGACTTCATTAAAGTTACAATCAGTAGAATACGGCGCTCCTCGTCCTCTGGGAGGTCTCCGTCTACCTCCTCTCCCTCTGCCCCAACAGGAAACACGAGGACTCGACACAGACGGGAAAGAAAGAAGGGGCCAAAGGATAGGAAAGTTAAAGAAGTAACAGAGGATGTGGGCAGGAGGAGCAGGGGGAAAGGTGGCAGTGGACAGGGCTGTGTGCTCAAACAGGTCCAACTCAATGTGACAGACCTTGGTCTGGGCTATCACTCCAGTGAGGAGATGATATTCAAGTACTGCTCAGGACCCTGCAAAAAGTCCTACACCAACTACGACAAAATCCTCTTGAACCTCATCCGCAACAGGAACATTCCTCTCAAAGACACACCCCTGCAAGCTTGCTGTCGACCAATAGCGTTTGACGATGACCTCTCCTTTTTGGATGACAGCCTCGTTTACCACACTGTGAGGAAGCACTCTGCAAGAAAATGTGGCTGTGTGTGA